Proteins encoded within one genomic window of Pararhizobium capsulatum DSM 1112:
- a CDS encoding error-prone DNA polymerase, producing the protein MTAEPDFCEFGARTNFSFLEGASQPEEMVVAASALGLAGLGIADRNSVAGVVRAWRQLKVLEEKYKNPESRSDDEKKEGPPLKPVERYQPGARLVFSDNTPDILAYPQDRRGWGNLCRLLSTGNLRAEKGTCTLFLADLLEWGDRIMLAIVPNAATVLEKTGFESLDDCTRRIRERFPKTLHIALSPARDGRDALVFAHLAQLADKHRLPLVATNQPLYHGPDRRPLSDIVTAIREGVPVAKAGFRLAPNAERHMKHGHEMTRLLQRYPEAVANSCKFFSRLSFSLQEISHNYPDESIDGEHPFETLKRFTYEGAAKRYPEGIRGKVLAQINYELDLIGRKDYAAYFLTVYKIVQHARYELKILCQGRGSAANSVICYCLEITEVDPGKSTLLFDRFLSMDRDEPPDIDVDFEHGRREEVIQYIYKTYGIAHAGLTAGVTTYRSRSAGREVAKAFDLAEDVQSAISHAVSGWWTKELTEADARAAGLDISDPTTKNVLHYATTLMGFPRHLTQHVGGFVITRDRLDEVVPIMKTAMPDRYMIEWDKDDLDSVNILKIDILALGMLTCMRKAFAMLQSHYGVTKTLADLGNATHEDEKPVYHMICRADTIGVFQIESRAQMSMLPRLRPRRFYDLVIEVAIVRPGPIQGNMVHPYLKQREAARTPGYRTPFPKEELRPILERTLGVPLFQEQAMQIAITAAEFPPAKADQLRRSMATFKRTGKVNSFRDDMVNGMIRRGYERDFAERCFRQIEGFGEYGFPESHASSFALLVYASSWVKAYYPDVFCAALLNSQPMGFYPAAQLVRDAREHGVEVRPVDINFSNWDTLLEEAAFNRQDIDRRHETMIAVIRTRHAVRLGFHQVTGLSETDMMEKLVAHRGDGYTSIRDLWLRSGLERPAIERLADADAFRSLGLSRRQALWEVRALDGKSAAEKLPLFDLAGHEDLQSEPETKLPTMPAGEEVIEDYRRLSLSLKAHPVSFLRDRLARMAILPSRALLNVQNGRRVTIAGLVLVRQRPGSANGVIFMTLEDETGIANAIVWPATFARYRTIVLGARLVKIRGKLQSQDGVLHVVAEHMEDMTSMLGLLLEPSPVRNPFADNQQGFQDSTQYETIPPKRIARTISADAPAAVMPKGRNFH; encoded by the coding sequence ATGACAGCCGAACCCGATTTTTGCGAGTTTGGCGCCCGCACCAATTTTTCCTTTCTGGAGGGCGCATCCCAACCGGAGGAAATGGTGGTGGCCGCTTCAGCATTGGGCCTGGCGGGGCTCGGGATTGCCGACCGCAATTCGGTTGCCGGCGTTGTTCGCGCCTGGCGGCAGCTGAAAGTGCTCGAAGAAAAATACAAAAATCCGGAATCCAGAAGCGATGACGAAAAGAAGGAAGGCCCTCCTCTCAAGCCAGTCGAGCGATATCAGCCAGGCGCGCGCCTGGTCTTCTCCGACAATACGCCGGATATCCTAGCCTATCCGCAGGACCGGCGTGGATGGGGAAACCTCTGCAGGCTGCTCAGCACTGGAAACCTGCGCGCCGAAAAAGGAACCTGCACTCTGTTCCTGGCCGATCTGCTCGAATGGGGAGACAGGATCATGCTGGCCATTGTTCCGAATGCAGCCACTGTCCTTGAAAAGACGGGTTTCGAAAGCCTTGATGATTGTACACGGCGGATCCGGGAACGCTTCCCCAAAACACTCCATATCGCCCTCTCTCCCGCTCGTGATGGGCGGGATGCTTTGGTTTTTGCCCATCTCGCCCAGTTGGCGGACAAGCATCGCCTTCCCCTCGTCGCCACCAACCAGCCGCTTTATCATGGGCCAGACCGCCGTCCCCTATCGGATATCGTGACCGCCATTCGCGAAGGTGTTCCGGTCGCCAAGGCCGGGTTTCGCCTCGCACCAAATGCGGAGCGCCATATGAAGCATGGGCACGAAATGACGCGGCTGCTGCAGCGTTACCCGGAGGCGGTCGCCAATAGCTGCAAGTTTTTTAGCCGGCTTTCTTTTTCGCTCCAGGAGATCAGTCATAATTATCCCGATGAGAGCATTGACGGAGAACATCCCTTTGAGACCCTCAAGCGTTTTACCTATGAGGGTGCGGCAAAGCGTTATCCTGAGGGCATTCGTGGCAAGGTCCTTGCTCAGATTAACTACGAACTCGATCTTATCGGGCGTAAGGACTACGCGGCTTACTTCCTTACAGTCTACAAGATCGTCCAGCATGCCCGCTATGAACTCAAGATCCTCTGTCAGGGGCGTGGCTCGGCGGCAAATTCGGTCATTTGTTATTGCCTGGAGATTACCGAAGTCGACCCCGGCAAAAGCACGTTGCTTTTCGATCGCTTCCTGTCGATGGACCGCGACGAGCCGCCGGATATCGACGTCGACTTCGAGCACGGCAGGCGCGAGGAAGTCATCCAGTATATCTACAAGACCTATGGCATCGCCCATGCCGGCCTGACTGCGGGCGTGACCACCTATCGCAGCCGTTCGGCCGGCCGCGAGGTCGCCAAGGCCTTCGATCTTGCCGAGGATGTACAATCCGCGATCTCTCACGCCGTCAGCGGCTGGTGGACGAAGGAACTCACGGAAGCGGATGCGCGTGCCGCAGGGCTCGACATCAGCGATCCGACGACAAAGAACGTGCTTCACTACGCAACGACATTGATGGGTTTCCCCCGCCACCTGACCCAGCATGTCGGCGGCTTCGTCATCACCCGCGATCGGCTCGACGAGGTCGTGCCGATCATGAAAACGGCAATGCCGGATCGCTACATGATCGAATGGGACAAGGACGATCTCGACAGCGTCAATATCCTGAAGATCGACATTCTGGCGCTCGGCATGCTGACCTGCATGCGCAAGGCCTTCGCGATGCTGCAAAGCCATTACGGCGTCACGAAAACATTGGCCGACCTCGGCAATGCCACGCATGAGGATGAAAAGCCGGTCTACCACATGATCTGCCGCGCCGATACGATTGGCGTCTTCCAGATAGAAAGCCGTGCCCAGATGAGCATGCTTCCACGACTGCGACCACGCCGCTTCTATGATCTCGTGATCGAAGTGGCGATTGTCCGGCCAGGACCAATCCAGGGAAACATGGTTCACCCCTATCTCAAGCAGCGCGAGGCTGCCCGCACACCCGGTTACAGGACACCTTTCCCGAAGGAGGAACTGCGGCCTATCCTCGAGCGGACATTGGGCGTCCCCCTGTTCCAGGAACAGGCCATGCAGATCGCGATCACCGCCGCTGAATTTCCACCTGCGAAGGCTGACCAGTTACGCCGATCCATGGCAACATTCAAGCGCACCGGCAAGGTCAACAGCTTCAGGGATGACATGGTCAATGGCATGATCAGGCGGGGGTATGAGCGCGACTTCGCCGAACGCTGCTTCAGGCAGATCGAGGGCTTCGGCGAATACGGTTTTCCTGAAAGCCATGCCTCCTCCTTCGCGCTGCTCGTCTATGCCTCCTCCTGGGTCAAGGCCTATTATCCGGATGTCTTCTGCGCGGCGCTTTTGAACTCCCAGCCGATGGGGTTTTACCCAGCCGCCCAACTGGTGCGCGATGCCCGCGAGCATGGCGTCGAAGTGCGGCCGGTGGATATCAACTTCTCGAACTGGGATACGCTCCTCGAAGAGGCCGCCTTTAACAGGCAGGACATCGATCGTCGTCATGAAACAATGATCGCGGTCATCCGCACCCGCCATGCCGTTCGGCTCGGCTTTCACCAGGTCACCGGCCTCTCCGAAACGGACATGATGGAGAAGCTCGTCGCCCATCGCGGCGATGGTTATACTTCGATCCGCGACCTCTGGCTGAGATCCGGGCTGGAGAGGCCGGCAATCGAACGGTTGGCTGATGCCGATGCCTTCCGCTCCCTGGGGCTATCGCGACGTCAGGCTCTCTGGGAAGTGCGCGCGCTTGATGGCAAGAGTGCCGCCGAAAAACTGCCGTTGTTCGACCTCGCCGGTCATGAAGACCTTCAGAGCGAGCCGGAAACGAAGCTTCCGACCATGCCCGCCGGCGAAGAAGTAATCGAGGATTACCGCCGTCTCTCCTTGTCCTTGAAGGCGCATCCAGTCTCGTTCCTGCGCGACAGGCTTGCGCGGATGGCCATTTTGCCGAGCCGGGCGCTTCTCAATGTGCAAAACGGGCGCAGAGTGACGATCGCCGGCCTGGTGCTTGTGCGTCAGCGTCCTGGCTCGGCCAACGGCGTGATCTTCATGACGCTGGAAGACGAAACGGGCATCGCCAATGCCATTGTCTGGCCGGCGACCTTTGCGCGTTACAGGACAATCGTCCTTGGCGCCCGGTTGGTAAAAATCAGAGGCAAGCTGCAGAGTCAGGATGGCGTCCTCCATGTCGTCGCCGAACACATGGAAGACATGACGTCGATGCTTGGCCTGCTTCTCGAACCATCACCGGTACGAAACCCTTTTGCCGACAATCAACAAGGCTTCCAGGACTCGACACAATACGAAACGATCCCTCCAAAACGGATCGCAAGAACCATCTCAGCCGACGCACCCGCCGCCGTGATGCCGAAGGGGCGCAATTTCCATTGA
- a CDS encoding Y-family DNA polymerase codes for MRLTALDERAEAIGLRKHQGLTEARALYPQLEIEEESPAKDRDLLLSIADWCDRYTPLVAQDGDDGLFLDITGCTHLFGSEEALLEDVLRRLFVIGFDVRGAVASSPGLAWAIAHFGRGGVVKQEENVRNVLFPLPIQALRLETSLVASLSKLGLKRIGDLAIAPRAPLARRFGTRLLQRLDQALGREEEPISPRRPVANLSAERRLAEPIVSQEDILYLTTRLAASLKRGLEARGVGGRRFELVLFRVDGKVLRIAIGASQPLRDPERISRLFSERLAAIHDDLDAGFGFEILRLNVLSQEDFNARQGDFAGKEQSETSLPDFIDRVSARLGPDCLHGFFLQESHIPEKAAVAIPAAANLRMRTPIDVTPPSVERPLRLLKHPEPMEAYTAGVPDGPPGTFRWRRTLHRTARSEGPERIEPEWWNNPQDARVRDYFRLEDEQGYRFWIYREGFYSDGVPPRWFVHGIFA; via the coding sequence ATGCGCCTGACCGCCCTCGACGAAAGAGCAGAAGCGATCGGTCTTCGCAAACATCAGGGCCTGACAGAGGCACGCGCGCTCTATCCGCAATTGGAAATCGAGGAGGAAAGCCCGGCAAAGGATCGCGACCTGCTCCTGTCCATCGCCGACTGGTGTGATCGCTATACGCCACTTGTGGCCCAGGATGGCGACGACGGCCTGTTTCTCGATATCACTGGGTGCACCCATCTGTTCGGCAGCGAGGAGGCTTTGCTTGAAGACGTTTTGCGACGTCTCTTTGTCATAGGGTTTGATGTGCGCGGAGCGGTGGCGTCTTCACCCGGTCTTGCCTGGGCGATCGCACATTTCGGGCGCGGCGGCGTCGTTAAACAAGAAGAGAACGTGCGCAATGTGCTCTTTCCCCTCCCCATCCAGGCACTTAGGCTTGAAACGAGCCTTGTTGCCTCCCTGAGCAAACTCGGCCTGAAACGCATCGGCGACCTTGCCATAGCCCCACGCGCACCGCTCGCACGCCGTTTCGGCACCCGGCTGCTGCAAAGGCTGGATCAGGCGCTTGGCCGTGAGGAGGAACCAATCTCGCCGCGGCGCCCGGTCGCGAACCTGTCAGCCGAACGGCGGCTGGCCGAACCTATCGTCTCGCAGGAGGATATTCTGTATCTTACAACCCGGCTCGCCGCTTCCTTAAAGCGTGGTCTAGAGGCGCGCGGCGTCGGAGGGCGACGGTTCGAACTGGTGCTTTTCCGGGTCGATGGCAAGGTTTTGCGCATCGCCATAGGTGCATCCCAACCGTTGCGGGATCCTGAGCGCATCAGTCGGCTGTTTTCAGAACGGCTCGCCGCCATCCATGACGATCTCGATGCGGGCTTCGGTTTCGAAATCCTGCGCCTCAACGTCCTGAGCCAGGAGGACTTCAACGCGCGTCAAGGCGATTTCGCGGGAAAGGAACAAAGCGAGACCTCGCTACCGGATTTCATTGATCGGGTTTCGGCCCGACTTGGTCCGGATTGCCTGCACGGCTTTTTTCTGCAGGAGAGCCATATTCCCGAAAAAGCCGCCGTCGCCATACCAGCCGCCGCGAACCTGCGGATGAGAACACCCATCGATGTCACCCCACCCTCTGTCGAACGTCCCTTGCGGCTCCTCAAACATCCCGAACCCATGGAAGCCTATACCGCCGGTGTGCCTGACGGTCCGCCGGGCACCTTCCGCTGGCGGCGGACGCTTCACCGTACGGCCCGTAGCGAAGGGCCGGAAAGAATAGAACCGGAATGGTGGAACAACCCCCAAGACGCTCGGGTGCGCGATTATTTCCGACTAGAGGACGAGCAGGGTTATCGCTTCTGGATTTACCGCGAAGGCTTTTATAGCGACGGCGTTCCGCCTCGCTGGTTCGTTCATGGGATCTTCGCATGA
- a CDS encoding (2Fe-2S)-binding protein yields the protein MLVCSCNFISEKEIEETIIDLLNEDCWQLIVPAKVYHAMEKRGRCCGCFPNVVDIIIRTTEQYHAGRDSTDVEIFDFMNRLKKFHEENRRADIERRQKSHRAA from the coding sequence ATGCTGGTTTGCAGCTGTAATTTCATCAGCGAAAAAGAGATCGAAGAGACGATCATCGACCTTCTCAATGAAGACTGTTGGCAGTTGATCGTGCCGGCGAAAGTCTACCACGCCATGGAAAAACGCGGCCGCTGCTGCGGCTGTTTCCCCAATGTCGTCGATATCATCATCCGCACGACCGAGCAGTATCATGCCGGCCGCGACTCGACGGACGTCGAAATATTTGATTTCATGAACCGCCTCAAAAAATTCCATGAAGAAAACAGGAGAGCGGACATTGAAAGGCGACAAAAAAGTCATCGAGCAGCTTAA
- a CDS encoding calcium-binding protein yields the protein MGTIMGTPNVDTLIGSDLEDDFIMALAGSDKVNGGMGGDTIYADDGDDTVNGSFQNDFVLGGAGNDTLNGNSGNDSLTGGGGNDTLNGGSGRDTLTAGTMSEASGDVADGGSGTDRLAIDYAASTTKLDITIKDWITSQTLTGGIQCKNVESFQITGSEFGDKITGGNYADFFMGEEGSDTLYGGRGNDMLLGGTGNDKLYGGYGVDYLSGDEGDDTLYGDKGMDFLNGGIGNDKLYGGDGLDWINGDEGNDTLSGSNGNDTLNGGSGNDTLSGGDDGDFLDGGTGNDTVEGGSGDDTTTYVYDEGKDIITDSSGSDRLILKEVTGNFTSKAATEVNTISGGTTVKGFEHYTIEATGTGKNTIKTLSGNDQIDVGAGDDTVDSGSGNDRIYTGLGKDTVTAGSGNDYVSLGDGGADKADGGTDTDIVVVDRRSATTAQTFTATGSTATISDGTSLKNFENYVVSFGKGNDMVKSVGSAKSVEFYGYDGNDTLIGTVGNDRLDGGDGNDSLKSGDGSDSIYDNGGTNTIDAGKDNDFVSVGDSYDGKSTGNYAVQLGDGSDNFYRSASTGKLTLDGGAGTDLASIDFSKYTKDITFKLSPSVTVTNAPVTIKNVERVALTGGSGNDVFTGGNLSDDLRGGTGNDTLSGGGGNDHILGGTGNDTLRGGDGDDDIYADGPKLYGGRDAVYADAGNDVVYMGIGDKADGGSGSDRIAIDAGDQTKDIAFNFSTGSVNIDPGTSFKAFEALDYYGSKGKDTVTGGGLDDVLSGNAGNDILRGGSGNDDLEDGNGSDQLFGDAGNDFLLRTDALGKDVFDGGSGIDTLSFRPGATSVVLDLMTQSKNKGMALGLTVKNIEVINGSGNDDDIRGDAKDNVFNGGDADDVLDGRDGNDTLNGGAGDDWLTGGKGNDKFVFDFAGRDDEEGDVITDFTRGQDKLVIDKSDYGIASGDSTVTLVVGADPVATSTKGTFLFESDNARLWFDADGKGGDADLELVAILQNVKTLSTSDFSFI from the coding sequence ATGGGTACGATAATGGGTACGCCGAATGTGGATACGCTGATCGGCAGCGATCTGGAAGATGATTTCATCATGGCCCTAGCGGGCAGCGATAAGGTCAATGGCGGCATGGGTGGCGATACGATCTATGCCGACGATGGTGACGATACGGTCAATGGTTCCTTCCAGAACGACTTCGTCCTCGGCGGAGCCGGCAACGATACGTTGAACGGCAACAGCGGCAACGATTCACTGACGGGCGGCGGCGGCAACGACACGTTGAACGGCGGAAGCGGCCGGGACACACTCACCGCCGGAACAATGTCAGAAGCATCCGGTGACGTCGCCGACGGCGGCTCCGGTACCGACCGGCTAGCGATCGACTATGCTGCTTCGACGACGAAGCTCGATATCACCATCAAGGACTGGATTACATCCCAGACGCTCACGGGTGGCATTCAATGCAAGAACGTCGAATCGTTCCAGATCACCGGCAGCGAGTTCGGCGACAAGATCACTGGTGGCAACTATGCCGACTTCTTCATGGGCGAGGAAGGCAGCGACACGCTTTACGGCGGTCGCGGCAACGACATGCTCCTTGGTGGCACCGGCAATGACAAGCTCTATGGCGGTTATGGCGTGGACTACCTCTCAGGCGACGAGGGCGACGATACACTCTACGGCGACAAGGGCATGGACTTCCTGAATGGGGGAATTGGCAACGACAAGCTCTATGGTGGTGATGGCCTCGACTGGATCAATGGCGACGAAGGAAACGACACGCTTTCGGGCAGCAATGGCAACGACACACTCAACGGTGGAAGCGGAAACGACACCCTCTCCGGCGGAGACGACGGCGACTTTCTCGACGGCGGGACGGGTAACGACACCGTGGAGGGTGGCTCGGGTGATGACACAACCACTTACGTCTACGACGAAGGAAAGGATATCATCACGGATAGCAGCGGCAGCGACCGGCTGATCCTCAAGGAGGTCACCGGCAATTTCACCTCAAAAGCCGCAACCGAAGTCAACACCATCTCCGGTGGCACGACCGTCAAGGGCTTCGAGCACTACACGATCGAGGCGACGGGTACTGGAAAGAACACCATCAAGACCCTCTCCGGCAATGACCAGATCGACGTTGGGGCAGGTGATGACACGGTGGACAGCGGTTCCGGCAATGACCGGATCTATACCGGCCTTGGCAAGGACACCGTGACTGCAGGCAGCGGCAACGACTATGTCAGCCTTGGCGATGGCGGCGCAGACAAGGCCGACGGGGGGACCGACACGGATATCGTCGTGGTCGACCGGCGATCCGCAACGACGGCCCAGACGTTCACCGCAACTGGCAGCACCGCAACCATCAGCGATGGCACGAGCCTGAAAAACTTCGAAAACTATGTCGTCTCCTTCGGCAAGGGCAACGACATGGTAAAATCGGTTGGTTCCGCCAAAAGCGTCGAGTTCTACGGCTATGACGGTAACGATACGCTGATTGGTACCGTGGGTAATGACAGGCTCGACGGTGGCGACGGCAATGACAGCCTGAAGTCCGGCGACGGTAGCGACAGCATCTACGACAACGGCGGCACCAACACGATCGATGCCGGCAAAGACAATGACTTCGTGTCCGTTGGCGATAGCTATGATGGCAAGTCCACCGGCAACTACGCCGTACAACTCGGCGATGGAAGCGACAATTTCTATCGCTCTGCCTCGACGGGCAAGCTGACACTTGATGGTGGCGCAGGTACCGACCTCGCCAGTATCGATTTCAGCAAATATACCAAGGATATCACCTTCAAGCTGTCACCATCGGTCACGGTCACCAATGCGCCTGTCACCATCAAGAACGTTGAACGTGTCGCCTTGACTGGCGGCAGCGGAAACGATGTCTTCACCGGCGGCAATCTCAGCGACGACCTGCGCGGCGGTACCGGAAACGACACGCTTTCCGGTGGTGGCGGCAACGACCATATCCTCGGCGGCACGGGCAATGATACGCTGCGCGGCGGAGATGGCGACGATGATATCTACGCCGACGGCCCAAAGCTCTATGGCGGCAGGGATGCGGTCTATGCCGATGCCGGCAACGACGTCGTCTATATGGGGATAGGTGACAAGGCCGATGGTGGTAGCGGCTCCGACCGCATCGCGATCGACGCCGGGGATCAGACGAAGGACATCGCTTTCAACTTCTCCACCGGTTCCGTCAACATCGATCCAGGCACATCGTTCAAGGCGTTCGAAGCCCTCGATTACTACGGCAGCAAGGGCAAGGACACCGTAACCGGCGGCGGCCTCGATGATGTGCTGTCCGGCAACGCCGGCAACGACATCCTGCGCGGCGGCAGCGGCAATGATGATCTGGAAGACGGAAACGGCAGTGACCAGCTGTTCGGAGATGCCGGAAACGACTTCCTGCTGCGCACCGACGCTCTGGGCAAGGATGTCTTCGATGGCGGTTCGGGTATTGACACCCTCTCTTTCCGGCCCGGCGCGACCTCGGTCGTTCTTGACCTCATGACCCAAAGCAAGAACAAGGGCATGGCCCTTGGCCTCACGGTCAAGAACATCGAGGTCATCAACGGAAGCGGCAACGACGACGATATTCGCGGTGACGCCAAGGACAATGTCTTCAACGGCGGTGACGCGGACGACGTCCTCGACGGGCGTGACGGCAACGATACGCTCAATGGCGGCGCAGGCGACGATTGGCTGACGGGTGGCAAAGGCAACGACAAGTTTGTCTTCGACTTTGCCGGCCGCGATGACGAGGAAGGTGACGTCATAACCGACTTCACCCGAGGTCAGGACAAGCTGGTCATCGACAAGAGCGACTACGGCATCGCTTCCGGCGACAGCACCGTCACTCTCGTCGTCGGCGCAGACCCGGTTGCCACCAGCACGAAGGGCACATTCCTCTTCGAAAGCGACAATGCCCGCCTGTGGTTCGATGCCGACGGCAAGGGCGGGGATGCTGACCTGGAACTGGTTGCCATCCTCCAGAATGTCAAAACACTCTCGACAAGCGATTTCAGCTTCATCTGA
- a CDS encoding RNA pyrophosphohydrolase: MSKEKGRPVKAEDLPYRPCVGVMVLNREGLVWAGRRIAIGNSEYDSSPQLWQMPQGGIDKGEDPLKAAYRELYEETGMKSVSLLAEAPGWINYDLPEHLIGIGLKGKYRGQTQRWFAFRFEGAESEIAIDPPPGGHEAEFDEWAWKPMQELPELIVPFKRKVYDEVVAAFAHLAG; encoded by the coding sequence ATGAGCAAGGAAAAAGGCAGGCCGGTCAAGGCGGAGGATCTTCCCTATCGACCCTGCGTCGGCGTGATGGTGTTGAACCGGGAGGGACTGGTTTGGGCCGGTCGCCGTATTGCAATCGGCAACTCGGAATATGACAGCTCTCCCCAACTCTGGCAGATGCCGCAGGGCGGCATCGACAAGGGAGAGGACCCGCTGAAGGCTGCCTACCGCGAACTCTACGAAGAAACGGGAATGAAGAGTGTTTCCCTGTTGGCGGAAGCTCCCGGTTGGATCAACTACGACTTGCCGGAGCATCTGATTGGTATTGGTCTCAAAGGAAAGTATCGCGGTCAGACGCAGCGCTGGTTTGCCTTCCGCTTCGAAGGTGCAGAAAGCGAGATTGCGATCGATCCGCCACCGGGCGGGCATGAGGCAGAATTTGACGAGTGGGCCTGGAAACCGATGCAGGAACTGCCAGAGCTGATCGTGCCTTTCAAGCGCAAGGTCTATGACGAGGTTGTTGCAGCCTTTGCTCATCTCGCTGGCTGA
- the bfr gene encoding bacterioferritin — MKGDKKVIEQLNEALYLELGAVNQYWLHYRLLDDWGYTLLAKKERAESIEEMQHADRLVSRIIFLEGHPNLQTVAPLRIGQNVKEVLEADLAGEYDARKAYKNSRDICHAAGDYVSMKLFEELLMDEEGHIDFLETQLDLLNSIGAGKYGQLNSAPANEAE, encoded by the coding sequence TTGAAAGGCGACAAAAAAGTCATCGAGCAGCTTAACGAAGCGCTCTATCTCGAACTCGGTGCAGTCAACCAATATTGGCTTCACTACCGCCTTCTCGACGATTGGGGCTATACGCTGCTCGCCAAGAAGGAACGCGCCGAATCGATCGAGGAAATGCAGCATGCCGACAGGCTGGTTTCCCGCATCATCTTCCTCGAAGGCCATCCAAACCTGCAGACCGTCGCACCGCTGCGTATCGGCCAGAATGTCAAGGAAGTGCTGGAAGCGGATCTTGCCGGTGAATACGACGCCCGCAAGGCCTACAAGAATTCCCGCGACATCTGCCATGCCGCCGGAGACTATGTCTCCATGAAGCTTTTCGAAGAACTGCTGATGGACGAGGAAGGTCACATCGACTTTCTGGAAACCCAGCTCGATCTTCTGAATTCTATCGGCGCCGGGAAATACGGGCAGCTCAACTCCGCTCCGGCCAACGAAGCCGAATAA
- a CDS encoding ImuA family protein: MVGTAMARERLFALRETIARLEGKTTPERVVAPPMDGATLERKTTRRLSLGIAALDEALGGGVPLDGLSEIRCRLLVDAGAASGFAAALMSRLQAEEEEQRGRSASPVLWIGETVATMEAGMPHPIGLFHFGLARRNFFHAAPRKLDEALWLAESAVESRAFCVIIFEVRGNPAHFGLTESRRLSLRAKAAGKPLIVLRAGGEEEASSAACRFLAEPAPARPRPLPDGSELAGSIGNPVFRLTLEKSRSPAPFSLFLEWNSHDRRFVLLEQPEHLAVDAPAHSGALFSAPADRSDRTAQMGSVLAFDRAS; the protein is encoded by the coding sequence ATGGTTGGCACGGCCATGGCGCGTGAGCGGCTTTTTGCGCTCCGTGAAACAATCGCCCGGCTTGAGGGCAAAACGACACCTGAGCGTGTGGTCGCTCCTCCGATGGATGGAGCAACCCTTGAGCGAAAGACAACACGTCGTCTCAGTCTCGGGATTGCTGCGCTCGATGAGGCCCTGGGCGGCGGCGTGCCGCTTGACGGCTTGAGCGAAATCCGTTGCCGGCTTCTGGTCGATGCCGGTGCCGCCAGCGGTTTTGCAGCAGCATTGATGTCGCGGTTGCAGGCTGAGGAAGAAGAACAGCGCGGCCGATCGGCATCTCCGGTGCTCTGGATTGGCGAGACGGTGGCAACGATGGAAGCAGGCATGCCCCATCCCATCGGGCTCTTTCATTTCGGCCTTGCCCGTCGGAACTTCTTTCACGCCGCGCCGCGAAAACTCGACGAGGCGCTCTGGCTTGCAGAAAGCGCCGTGGAAAGCCGTGCTTTCTGCGTCATCATCTTCGAGGTCAGGGGCAATCCTGCTCATTTCGGCCTGACGGAAAGCCGGCGGCTCAGCCTCAGGGCCAAGGCGGCAGGCAAGCCTTTGATCGTGTTGCGGGCGGGTGGCGAAGAGGAGGCGAGCAGCGCCGCCTGTCGGTTTCTCGCCGAACCTGCACCTGCCCGCCCCCGCCCCTTGCCGGATGGTTCGGAGCTTGCAGGCAGCATCGGCAATCCTGTTTTCCGCCTGACCCTCGAGAAAAGCCGAAGCCCGGCTCCTTTTTCCCTGTTTCTGGAGTGGAATTCCCATGACCGCCGATTTGTTTTACTCGAACAACCGGAGCATCTCGCCGTCGACGCACCCGCGCATTCTGGCGCTCTGTTTTCCGCACCTGCCGACAGATCGGATCGCACGGCGCAAATGGGGTCCGTCCTGGCGTTCGACCGGGCGTCCTGA